The sequence below is a genomic window from Oscillospiraceae bacterium.
TCGGACCTGTCACACCGATGATCTTGTTCATAACTCTATAACCTCAAATCCGGCTGAACGCTGTAACCGATTGAACAGCGCATACCACTCGCCATCTTTTTTCGGGCAGCGCGCGATGACTTGTGAAGCACCTTTTTCGTCGGCCATGCGCAGAGCCGAGAATAGGTTATGCTGTGCGGCGACGCTGTCCTCGAATTCACCGAGCGAGAGATACGGCAGCCCGCTCTTTTCCCCTTCGTGCCCGAAACAAAGCGCAAAGACGTTTTCGCTCAGATTGTTTTCCGATAAGTATTTTAAATAGGCGTCCTCGCTGCCGACCACCAGCGTCACTTTGGCCTTGGGGCTGTAGTGGCGATAGCTCATGCCGGGGGAAAGCGGAGCGGAGTCGGCGGCGGGGGCCTCGTTGACGCCCTTTGCCACTTCCACCTTACCCAGAACCGATTGCAACTGCTCCAGTGTGATCGCGCCCGGGCGCAGCAAAACCGGCTTCTCGCCCGCCAAAGAAACCACAGTCGACTCGACGCCGACTTCGCAAGTGCCGCCGTCCAAAATCAGCGGGATTTTCCCGTTCAGATCGTCGAACACATGCTGCGCGGTTGTCGGAGACGGCTTTCCGCTGCTGTTCGCCGACGGGGCAGCCAAAGGATAACCGCAGACATCGATCAATTTGCGGATCGACGGGTGCGACGGCATCCGGATGGCGACGGTATCGAGCCCTCCGGTCACAATAAGCGGTATCAGACCGCTTTTCTTCATCACGATAGTCAGCGGGCCGGGCCAAAACTTCTCCGCCAGCTTATTGAGTTTGGGCGGGACTTCGACGACCAGCGGATATACCATATTCAATGTCGTGACGTGTACGATCAAAGGGTTATTTCCGGGGCGTTCCTTGGCGATAAAAATCTTTTTGACCGCGCCGTCGTGAAACGCCGAGGCCGCGAGTCCGTAGACCGTCTCGGTCGCCACCGCGACCACCTGACCGGACGAGAGCAGTTTTTCAGCCTTTACGACTCCCGCGTCGTCGGCGGAGACGATTTCGGTTTTATACTTTTTGTTTTGAGCCATTTTATCGAGCAGTTTTTCCGCCCACCCGATTTTTTTGCTTTTCTTATTAAAGTTCATGCGATTTCCACGCTCTCCCCCAGTTTCGCGGCGCGGTCGGCGGTGATCAGCGCGTCTACCAGTTCATCGAGGTCTCCGTTCATAATTGCATCGATTTTATAAAGCGTCAGGCCGATGCGGTGGTCGGTCACCCTGCCCTGCGGAAAATTATAAGTCCGGATACGCTCGGAGCGGTCGCCGCTGCCGACTTGGGATTTGCGCTCCGCTGCGATTTCGGCAGTCTGCTTTTGCTGCTGCTGTTCCAAGATGCGGCTGCGCAGAATCTTCATCGCGCGGTCTTTGTTTTTATACTGGCTGCGCTCGTCCTGACACTCGACGACGGTGCCGGTCGGGAGGTGCGTGATGCGGATGGCCGACTCGGTTTTATTGACGTGCTGACCGCCCGCGCCGCCGCTGCGGTAGGTGTCGATTTGCAAATCGTCGGGGTTGATCTCGATTTCAATATCTTCGGCTTCTGCCAG
It includes:
- a CDS encoding L-threonylcarbamoyladenylate synthase; its protein translation is MNFNKKSKKIGWAEKLLDKMAQNKKYKTEIVSADDAGVVKAEKLLSSGQVVAVATETVYGLAASAFHDGAVKKIFIAKERPGNNPLIVHVTTLNMVYPLVVEVPPKLNKLAEKFWPGPLTIVMKKSGLIPLIVTGGLDTVAIRMPSHPSIRKLIDVCGYPLAAPSANSSGKPSPTTAQHVFDDLNGKIPLILDGGTCEVGVESTVVSLAGEKPVLLRPGAITLEQLQSVLGKVEVAKGVNEAPAADSAPLSPGMSYRHYSPKAKVTLVVGSEDAYLKYLSENNLSENVFALCFGHEGEKSGLPYLSLGEFEDSVAAQHNLFSALRMADEKGASQVIARCPKKDGEWYALFNRLQRSAGFEVIEL